Proteins from one Flavobacterium sp. N2038 genomic window:
- a CDS encoding ABC transporter permease/M1 family aminopeptidase, producing the protein MLSKLIQFEWHNNTKSWTFYATFIIYLVLGFFVSAFANFSFSGAHKNSPYVLTYAIGLISLMTIFSITLQVAQSFLKEYETKFDSIIFSSPISKFHYLAPKFITAFIIAVVSFGIFIVGMIVGHQMSWLSKSEIGPFEIINYLWPYFVIVIPNIFLCLSILTALAWLTRSKLFIYVGGLLIYILYIAGSIFSNSPLFANASPSSAKAMSLAAKIDPFGLAAFLEQTRYWTAIEKNTELVSLSGNFLYNRILWISVSLLLLFVSYRLFSFRKTKTKKIKTPKTISKEAKILSSEIPKNIEFKTFTHNFAVFRSNIKLDIFLVIKGIPFLLIVLLFSGLLVIEISDEIDGGIRLAEKITDTALMISTIMDRLPFILILILLFYSSELLNRSENSRFEMLENTAPYSQFVVLLAKLTTLFIIPLILISISILIGCAFQIANANAPIEIGLYLSLFYYLGFPLLLISILVIAIQTFIKNKYIGLSVAAFVCILFCTGIGEQLGISHPLLRFGDAFKREYFDLNGFGKYTFPFHISMLYNFGLALLLLTLTGILWKRNASIVKAFRRNSFNGIQKVTFFLGIILFIGFGSYLFYKTNIEYPYLTEDDQNNWSEQYETQFKKYINLAQPTIISVKSKVDLFPDENRYKVKGVYELINNSEKSIDSLLLYIDRNSKLTSVEIPNSKNLDDVSTFHHYWSLLVKPLKPQQKMKMSFSFESSWSPFKGHTAFNSIIENGSFMRISRYFPLFGYQESNEISSKKERAKRHLKPQTPLKKLEDKSEIRYDFVDYDAVVSTSKNQTAIGVGDLIGNWKKDNRNYFHYKSNGRIPFRFAFSSAEYEIQKTNYKGVSIEVFYDRRHSRNIKKLIQDVKNTLDYCQSNFGKYPYKAIRYAEVAAFADGFAATSYPSTVFMKENFGFYSNLDNKDKEDVINQLTAHELSHEWWGNSQISPEQKEGSWILTETLAQYTELMLYEKEHGLEKALETLKIHLDLYLSSRSYDPETPLYKTNYDTPHLPYDKGMLVMHQLRVLIGEEKVNLALKNFLNHYKYPNPFPDSESLLKEIYAVTDKKLHSKLDEMFKQIITYSSKIESVSSNKKNGFYEVSFKAYSKKYQENATGERRQIDNDTTIDIGIYDENGKLLLYPFTIKNNKVEGKIKLKTEPQRIVIDPYLMNIDTFIKDNEKEID; encoded by the coding sequence ATGCTTTCTAAATTAATTCAATTTGAATGGCATAACAATACCAAAAGCTGGACTTTTTATGCCACGTTTATCATTTATTTGGTTTTAGGATTTTTTGTGAGTGCTTTTGCGAATTTCTCTTTTTCGGGAGCTCACAAAAATAGTCCGTATGTGCTTACGTATGCGATTGGTCTGATTTCGTTGATGACAATATTTTCGATTACGCTTCAAGTCGCGCAGAGTTTTTTAAAGGAATATGAAACGAAATTTGATTCGATTATTTTCTCCTCACCTATTTCTAAGTTTCATTATTTGGCTCCAAAATTTATTACCGCATTTATAATCGCCGTAGTTTCTTTTGGAATATTTATCGTCGGAATGATTGTTGGACATCAAATGTCGTGGCTTTCTAAAAGTGAAATTGGTCCTTTTGAAATTATAAATTATCTCTGGCCGTATTTTGTAATTGTGATTCCGAATATTTTTCTGTGCCTTTCTATATTGACCGCTTTAGCGTGGCTTACGCGAAGCAAACTTTTTATTTATGTTGGCGGTTTATTAATCTACATCTTATATATTGCGGGTTCTATTTTTTCTAATTCGCCTTTATTTGCAAATGCTTCTCCTTCTTCGGCGAAAGCCATGTCTTTGGCGGCAAAAATAGATCCGTTTGGTTTGGCAGCATTTTTAGAACAAACGAGATATTGGACTGCAATTGAAAAAAATACCGAACTGGTTTCGCTTTCAGGAAACTTTTTATACAATAGAATACTGTGGATTTCGGTTTCACTGCTTTTACTTTTTGTTTCCTATCGCTTGTTTTCCTTCAGAAAAACAAAAACCAAAAAGATAAAAACGCCAAAAACTATTTCAAAAGAAGCAAAAATCCTTTCTTCGGAAATTCCAAAAAACATCGAGTTTAAAACTTTCACGCATAATTTTGCTGTTTTTAGAAGTAATATCAAACTGGATATTTTTTTGGTTATAAAAGGAATTCCGTTTTTATTGATTGTTCTTTTATTTTCGGGATTATTGGTAATCGAAATTTCGGATGAAATTGACGGCGGAATTCGATTAGCGGAAAAAATTACGGATACGGCTTTGATGATTTCCACTATAATGGATCGCCTGCCTTTTATTCTGATCTTGATTCTTCTTTTTTACAGCAGCGAATTATTAAACCGAAGCGAGAATTCGAGATTTGAAATGTTGGAAAATACCGCTCCTTATTCTCAATTTGTAGTTTTACTGGCAAAATTGACAACACTTTTTATAATTCCATTAATCCTTATTAGTATTAGTATTTTAATTGGATGTGCATTTCAGATTGCGAATGCGAATGCTCCAATCGAAATTGGTCTTTATCTTTCTTTGTTTTATTATCTCGGTTTTCCGTTGTTGTTGATCTCAATTTTAGTAATTGCGATTCAGACTTTTATTAAAAATAAATACATCGGACTTTCGGTTGCTGCTTTTGTCTGCATTTTGTTTTGTACGGGAATTGGAGAACAATTGGGAATTTCGCATCCTTTACTGCGATTTGGAGATGCTTTTAAAAGAGAATATTTTGATTTGAATGGTTTCGGAAAATATACTTTTCCGTTTCATATTTCGATGTTGTACAATTTCGGATTGGCTTTACTGCTTCTTACTTTGACTGGAATTTTATGGAAAAGAAATGCTTCAATCGTAAAAGCTTTTAGAAGAAATTCATTTAATGGCATTCAAAAAGTAACTTTCTTCTTGGGAATTATTCTTTTTATTGGTTTTGGAAGTTATCTTTTTTATAAAACGAATATCGAATATCCATATTTGACCGAAGACGATCAGAATAACTGGAGCGAGCAATATGAAACTCAATTTAAAAAATATATCAATCTTGCTCAACCTACGATTATTTCTGTAAAAAGTAAAGTTGATTTATTTCCTGATGAAAATCGTTATAAAGTAAAAGGCGTTTATGAATTGATCAATAATTCTGAAAAATCAATTGATAGTTTACTCCTATATATAGATCGAAATTCAAAGCTGACTTCTGTTGAAATTCCGAATTCTAAAAACCTGGATGATGTTTCAACATTTCATCATTATTGGTCTCTCTTAGTAAAACCTTTGAAACCTCAACAGAAAATGAAAATGAGTTTTTCTTTTGAGTCTTCGTGGTCGCCATTTAAAGGACATACTGCTTTTAATTCTATAATTGAAAATGGATCGTTTATGCGAATAAGCCGTTACTTTCCGCTTTTTGGTTATCAGGAATCGAATGAAATCAGCAGTAAAAAAGAGCGGGCAAAAAGGCATTTGAAACCACAGACACCTCTTAAAAAACTGGAAGATAAATCGGAAATTAGATATGATTTTGTTGATTATGATGCTGTGGTTTCGACTTCTAAAAATCAAACTGCAATTGGTGTTGGAGATTTAATTGGAAACTGGAAAAAAGACAATCGTAATTATTTTCATTATAAATCTAACGGTAGGATTCCGTTTCGCTTTGCTTTTTCATCTGCTGAATATGAAATTCAAAAAACGAATTATAAAGGCGTTTCGATTGAAGTTTTTTATGATAGAAGACATTCAAGAAACATCAAAAAACTCATTCAGGATGTAAAAAATACTTTAGATTACTGCCAAAGTAATTTTGGTAAGTACCCTTATAAAGCAATTCGTTATGCCGAAGTTGCTGCTTTCGCGGATGGATTTGCTGCGACTTCTTATCCGTCTACAGTTTTTATGAAAGAGAATTTTGGGTTTTACAGCAACCTCGACAATAAGGATAAAGAAGATGTAATTAATCAATTAACCGCGCATGAATTGTCGCACGAATGGTGGGGAAATTCACAAATAAGTCCGGAACAAAAAGAAGGAAGCTGGATTTTAACCGAAACTTTGGCGCAATACACCGAGTTGATGTTGTATGAAAAAGAACATGGTTTGGAAAAAGCGCTCGAAACTTTAAAAATTCATCTGGATTTATATCTGAGCAGCCGAAGTTATGATCCTGAAACGCCTTTGTATAAAACGAATTACGATACACCACATTTACCTTATGATAAAGGAATGTTGGTAATGCATCAACTTCGAGTTTTAATTGGTGAAGAAAAAGTAAATCTGGCTTTGAAAAATTTTCTGAATCATTATAAATACCCAAATCCGTTTCCTGATTCTGAAAGTTTATTAAAAGAGATTTATGCTGTTACAGATAAAAAGCTGCATTCTAAACTAGACGAAATGTTTAAGCAGATTATTACCTATTCCTCAAAAATAGAATCTGTTTCAAGTAATAAAAAGAATGGTTTTTATGAGGTTTCTTTTAAAGCTTATTCTAAAAAGTATCAGGAAAATGCTACCGGAGAACGTAGACAAATTGATAATGATACCACAATAGATATTGGAATTTATGATGAAAACGGAAAATTGCTTCTTTATCCTTTTACTATCAAAAACAATAAAGTTGAAGGGAAAATCAAACTGAAAACAGAACCTCAACGTATTGTTATTGATCCGTATTTAATGAATATTGACACTTTTATAAAAGACAACGAAAAGGAGATTGATTAG
- the kdpF gene encoding K(+)-transporting ATPase subunit F yields the protein MTALFIISIAVFVYLIYVLIKPEKF from the coding sequence ATGACCGCATTATTTATTATTTCAATCGCTGTTTTCGTGTATTTGATTTATGTATTAATCAAACCCGAAAAATTTTAA
- the kdpA gene encoding potassium-transporting ATPase subunit KdpA, with protein MNTELLGVIGIFILTIILAIPLGKYIAKVYLGDKTLFDPIFNPIEKFIFKISGINSAEEMNWKQHLKALLSINMVWFFLCFFVLLFQGSLPLNPDNNPSMTPDLAFNTAISFLVNCNLQHYSGESGVSYLSQIVLMFLQFVSAGIGLAAAAMIFTAMKERTTEQLGNFYNYFIKSCTRILLPLSAIVAIALVFSGTPMTFEGKDAITTLQGDHVEVSRGPAAAFIAIKHIGTNGGGFFGANSSHPLENPTYFTNAVELWAQMIIPFAMIFALGFYLKKRKLSYIIFGVMTVGFLLLVIPTVMSEINGNPAIEKMGIAQTTGAMEGKEVRFGPAISGFWSIATTVISTGSVNSMHDSSMPISGAMQLLSMMVNAFYGGCGVGILNYYVFIILAVFISGLMVGRTPEFLGKKIEAREVKIAAFIAILHPLLILSGTALASYFAAHDTAMGYWFSGNATGWLNNPGNHGFSEMLYEYTSSAANNGSGFEGLGDNNPFWNITTGIVLLLSRFIPIIGPLAIAGLLAGKKYIPESAGTLKTDTSIFGIMTFAVIAIIAALSFFPALALGPLAEFFTLK; from the coding sequence ATGAACACAGAATTATTAGGCGTCATTGGTATTTTTATCCTAACCATTATTTTAGCTATTCCTTTAGGAAAATATATTGCTAAAGTTTATTTGGGAGATAAAACCCTTTTTGATCCGATTTTCAATCCAATTGAAAAATTTATTTTTAAAATCAGCGGTATTAATTCGGCTGAAGAAATGAACTGGAAACAACACTTAAAAGCACTTTTAAGTATTAACATGGTTTGGTTCTTTCTTTGCTTTTTTGTCTTATTATTTCAGGGTTCTTTACCTCTTAATCCAGATAACAACCCGTCTATGACACCGGATTTGGCATTTAATACTGCTATTTCATTTTTAGTCAATTGTAACTTACAGCATTATTCAGGCGAAAGCGGGGTTTCTTACCTTTCACAAATCGTCTTGATGTTCCTTCAATTTGTTTCTGCTGGTATTGGATTAGCGGCTGCCGCTATGATTTTTACAGCAATGAAAGAAAGAACGACAGAACAATTGGGTAACTTTTATAATTATTTCATCAAAAGCTGTACTCGTATTTTATTACCGCTTTCAGCAATTGTAGCTATCGCATTAGTTTTTAGTGGTACACCTATGACTTTTGAAGGTAAAGATGCTATTACAACGCTTCAGGGTGATCACGTAGAAGTTTCTCGCGGACCTGCTGCAGCCTTTATTGCTATTAAACATATTGGTACAAATGGTGGTGGCTTTTTTGGAGCCAACTCCTCACATCCATTAGAAAACCCGACTTATTTCACAAATGCAGTTGAACTTTGGGCACAAATGATTATTCCGTTTGCGATGATTTTTGCTCTAGGTTTTTATTTAAAGAAAAGAAAACTATCCTACATAATCTTCGGAGTAATGACAGTTGGATTCCTATTGTTAGTAATTCCAACAGTTATGAGTGAAATCAACGGAAATCCTGCTATTGAGAAAATGGGCATTGCACAAACAACCGGAGCGATGGAAGGAAAAGAAGTTCGGTTTGGTCCAGCAATTTCAGGTTTTTGGAGTATTGCTACAACGGTAATTTCTACAGGTTCTGTAAACAGTATGCATGATAGTTCTATGCCAATTTCTGGCGCTATGCAATTATTATCTATGATGGTAAATGCCTTTTACGGCGGATGCGGTGTTGGTATTTTGAACTACTATGTTTTCATTATTCTGGCTGTCTTTATCTCCGGATTAATGGTAGGTCGTACTCCTGAATTTTTAGGTAAGAAAATCGAAGCTCGGGAAGTAAAAATTGCCGCTTTTATTGCCATTCTTCACCCTTTATTAATATTGTCAGGAACTGCTTTAGCATCCTATTTTGCTGCGCATGATACTGCAATGGGTTACTGGTTCAGCGGAAATGCAACAGGCTGGCTAAATAATCCTGGTAATCACGGATTCTCAGAAATGTTATACGAATATACTTCAAGTGCTGCCAATAACGGTTCTGGTTTTGAAGGTTTGGGAGACAATAATCCGTTCTGGAATATCACTACAGGAATCGTATTACTGCTAAGCCGTTTTATTCCAATCATTGGTCCATTGGCAATTGCAGGTTTACTGGCAGGTAAAAAATACATTCCAGAGAGTGCAGGAACTTTAAAAACCGACACCTCAATTTTCGGAATCATGACTTTTGCCGTAATCGCAATTATCGCTGCTTTATCGTTCTTCCCTGCGTTGGCGCTTGGACCTTTAGCGGAATTCTTTACTTTAAAATAA
- the kdpB gene encoding potassium-transporting ATPase subunit KdpB, translating into MTTNKSTSLFESKQVKEALVQSFVKLNPKMMIKNPVMFTVEIGTAIMFAVCISILMGANDQGSFTYNLIVFLILLATLLFANFAEAIAEARGKAQADSLRKTREETPAKQIMPNGEIKNISSSALKKDDIFVCEAGDLIAADGEIIEGLATIDESAITGESAPVIREAGGDKSSVTGGTKVLSDKIKVKVTSEPGESFLDKMIALVEGASRQKTPNEIALTILLAAFTLIFVIVCVTLKPFADYANAPITIAAFIALFVCLIPTTIGGLLSAIGIAGMDRALRANVITKSGKAVETAGDIDVLLLDKTGTITIGNRKATNFYPTKGISFDDFVKSAVLSSLADDTPEGKSILELSEMIDVKSETKASFLQTTSNIAHTIKFTAETRTSGVVLKDGTNIRKGAQDAAKNIAQQAGNAFPDDTAQQVITISSNGGTPLVVIKDGAVQGVIELQDIIKTGMKERFERLRRMGIKTVMVTGDNPLTAKFIAEAAGVDDFIAEAKPEDKMNYIRKEQAEGRLVAMMGDGTNDAPALAQANVGVAMNSGTQAAKEAGNMVDLDNDPTKLIEIVEIGKQLLMTRGTLTTFSIANDVAKYFAIVPALFITAIPALQGLNIMHLHSPESAILSAVIFNAIIIPILIPLALKGVDYRPIGASAILKRNLLIYGLGGLIVPFIGIKVIDLLVSLCM; encoded by the coding sequence ATGACAACTAATAAATCCACATCATTGTTTGAAAGTAAACAGGTAAAAGAAGCCTTAGTGCAGTCTTTTGTCAAGCTGAACCCAAAAATGATGATCAAAAATCCGGTAATGTTTACCGTAGAAATTGGAACAGCTATTATGTTTGCTGTCTGTATTTCAATATTAATGGGAGCAAATGATCAGGGAAGTTTTACTTATAACTTAATTGTATTTTTAATTTTACTGGCAACGCTTTTATTTGCCAATTTCGCCGAAGCAATTGCCGAAGCTAGAGGAAAAGCACAAGCCGACAGTTTACGAAAAACACGTGAAGAAACTCCGGCTAAACAAATTATGCCAAACGGAGAAATTAAAAACATTAGTTCTTCGGCATTAAAAAAAGACGATATTTTCGTTTGTGAAGCAGGTGATTTAATTGCTGCCGATGGTGAAATTATCGAAGGTCTGGCAACAATCGATGAAAGTGCTATTACCGGAGAAAGTGCTCCTGTAATCCGAGAAGCTGGCGGAGATAAATCTTCGGTAACTGGAGGAACAAAAGTATTATCTGATAAAATTAAAGTAAAAGTAACTTCTGAACCTGGCGAAAGCTTTTTAGATAAAATGATTGCTTTGGTTGAAGGTGCGAGCCGTCAGAAAACACCAAACGAAATTGCCTTAACCATTTTATTAGCCGCATTTACTTTAATTTTCGTGATTGTGTGCGTTACGCTAAAACCGTTTGCCGACTATGCCAATGCACCCATCACGATTGCGGCTTTCATTGCTTTGTTTGTATGTTTAATTCCAACTACAATTGGAGGTTTACTTTCTGCAATTGGTATTGCGGGAATGGATAGAGCGTTGCGTGCTAACGTAATTACAAAATCGGGTAAAGCAGTCGAAACTGCAGGAGATATTGATGTTTTACTTTTGGATAAAACAGGAACCATTACAATTGGAAACCGAAAAGCAACTAATTTTTATCCAACAAAAGGAATTTCTTTTGATGATTTCGTTAAATCGGCTGTTTTGAGTTCGCTTGCTGATGATACTCCAGAAGGAAAAAGTATTCTTGAGTTAAGCGAGATGATTGATGTAAAAAGTGAGACGAAAGCCAGCTTTTTACAAACTACTTCTAACATTGCACACACCATCAAATTTACTGCAGAAACCAGAACTTCTGGAGTGGTATTAAAAGATGGAACCAATATTAGAAAGGGAGCACAAGATGCCGCTAAGAATATTGCACAACAGGCTGGAAATGCTTTTCCTGACGACACTGCACAACAAGTTATTACAATATCTTCTAACGGAGGAACTCCTTTGGTTGTAATTAAAGACGGCGCAGTTCAAGGTGTTATCGAACTTCAGGATATTATAAAAACCGGAATGAAAGAACGTTTTGAGCGCTTACGCAGAATGGGAATTAAAACGGTAATGGTTACAGGTGATAACCCGCTTACGGCCAAATTTATTGCCGAAGCAGCTGGTGTTGATGATTTTATTGCCGAAGCTAAGCCTGAGGATAAAATGAATTACATCAGAAAAGAACAAGCTGAAGGAAGACTGGTTGCCATGATGGGTGACGGAACAAATGATGCTCCTGCCCTTGCTCAGGCGAATGTTGGAGTTGCCATGAACAGCGGAACTCAAGCAGCAAAAGAAGCCGGAAACATGGTCGATCTTGATAATGACCCAACGAAACTAATCGAGATTGTTGAAATTGGAAAACAGCTTTTAATGACTCGAGGTACTTTAACTACTTTTTCTATTGCAAATGACGTTGCGAAATATTTTGCTATTGTTCCTGCTCTTTTTATTACTGCGATTCCTGCGTTGCAAGGTTTAAATATTATGCACTTGCACAGCCCTGAAAGTGCCATTTTATCAGCTGTAATTTTCAACGCGATTATCATTCCAATTTTGATTCCCCTTGCGCTGAAAGGTGTTGATTATCGTCCAATTGGAGCTAGTGCCATCCTAAAAAGAAACCTTTTGATTTATGGTTTAGGTGGTTTAATTGTTCCTTTTATCGGGATTAAAGTTATTGATTTGCTGGTCTCTTTATGCATGTAA
- a CDS encoding K(+)-transporting ATPase subunit C: MKNLFSIIKLTVFTLILFAVIYPLAIYGIAKLAPNQGKGETISVNGKVVGYQKIGQKFDKSNYFWGRPSAVDYNAAGSAGSNKGPSNADYLATVQKRIDTLLLVHPYLKKSDIPADMVTASGSGLDPNISPQGALIQVKRIAKERKLDEAKVKALVESKINTAVVGPETVNVLELNVALDQLK; this comes from the coding sequence ATGAAAAATCTGTTTTCTATAATAAAACTTACCGTATTTACTTTGATTTTGTTTGCGGTTATTTATCCTTTAGCGATTTACGGAATTGCAAAATTAGCTCCAAATCAAGGAAAAGGAGAAACGATTTCGGTTAACGGAAAAGTGGTTGGTTACCAAAAAATCGGTCAGAAATTTGATAAGTCGAATTATTTTTGGGGAAGACCTTCGGCTGTTGATTATAATGCTGCCGGAAGTGCCGGAAGTAACAAAGGTCCAAGCAATGCCGATTATTTAGCTACGGTTCAAAAAAGAATTGATACACTTTTACTGGTTCATCCGTATTTGAAAAAATCTGATATTCCAGCTGATATGGTTACGGCTTCAGGAAGTGGTTTAGATCCAAATATTTCTCCTCAAGGGGCGCTGATTCAGGTGAAGCGTATTGCTAAAGAAAGAAAACTGGATGAAGCGAAAGTAAAAGCTTTGGTTGAATCTAAAATTAATACTGCTGTTGTTGGGCCGGAAACAGTGAATGTTCTGGAATTGAATGTCGCTCTGGATCAATTAAAGTAA
- a CDS encoding porin, with protein MKKIILTALIAFGYSNLHAQEESKNPLTFSGYVETYYSYDFGKPENHTRPSFFYNFNKSNEVNINLALAKVNYTKENVRGNFALMAGTYAEYNMSAEQGLLKNIYEANVGVKISKSHNLWIDAGIMPAHIGFESAIGKDCQALTRSIMAENSPYYEAGVKIGYTSESGEWYLAGMYLNGWQRIEKVEGNHTPAFGTQVTYKPSDRVALNWSTYVGNEQPDIDKKWRYFNNFYGQFKVTEKTNVTAGFDIGSQQSAKGSNKYDTWFSPVLILQYKPTDKIQLAARGEYYSDEKGVIIATETPNGFKTYGFSANFDYLVTDNVMFRIEARNLSSKDEIFTNKDNLPTDINTFVTTSLAISF; from the coding sequence ATGAAAAAAATAATACTTACTGCTTTAATCGCTTTTGGCTATAGCAATTTACATGCACAAGAAGAATCAAAAAATCCGCTGACGTTTTCAGGATATGTAGAAACCTATTATAGTTATGATTTTGGAAAACCCGAAAATCATACTCGCCCCAGCTTTTTTTATAACTTTAATAAAAGTAATGAAGTAAACATCAATTTAGCACTTGCAAAAGTAAATTATACAAAAGAAAATGTTCGTGGAAACTTTGCCTTAATGGCCGGAACGTATGCTGAATATAATATGTCGGCAGAACAAGGTTTGCTGAAAAATATATACGAGGCAAATGTGGGGGTGAAAATTTCGAAAAGCCATAATTTATGGATTGATGCCGGGATTATGCCAGCTCACATTGGTTTTGAAAGTGCTATTGGAAAAGACTGTCAGGCTTTAACGAGAAGTATTATGGCTGAGAATTCTCCTTATTATGAAGCAGGAGTTAAAATTGGTTATACATCTGAATCTGGAGAATGGTATTTGGCCGGTATGTACTTAAACGGCTGGCAGAGAATAGAAAAAGTAGAAGGAAATCATACGCCTGCTTTTGGAACTCAGGTTACCTACAAACCATCTGATCGGGTTGCGCTGAACTGGAGTACATATGTTGGAAATGAGCAGCCGGATATTGACAAAAAATGGCGCTATTTTAACAATTTTTACGGCCAGTTTAAAGTAACAGAGAAAACAAATGTAACGGCTGGTTTTGATATTGGATCACAACAATCGGCTAAAGGAAGTAATAAATATGATACTTGGTTTTCGCCTGTTTTGATTCTGCAATACAAGCCAACAGACAAAATTCAGCTTGCAGCACGCGGTGAATATTATAGTGATGAAAAAGGTGTAATTATAGCGACTGAAACACCAAACGGTTTTAAAACTTACGGATTTTCAGCTAACTTTGATTACTTAGTCACTGATAATGTTATGTTTAGAATTGAAGCCAGAAATCTTTCAAGTAAAGACGAAATCTTCACCAATAAAGATAATCTTCCAACGGATATAAATACGTTTGTAACAACTTCCTTGGCGATTAGCTTCTAG
- a CDS encoding sensor protein KdpD, translating into MKEEKENNAQHFLDLIQKSRKGKFKIYIGMSAGVGKTFRMLQEAHSLLKNGIDVKIGYIETHMRKETHELLAGLPIIPRRTIFYKGKELEELDVQAIINLRPEVVIVDELAHTNVEGSKNEKRWQDVLEILEAGINVISAVNIQHIESLNEDVKRITNIDVQERIPDNVLRLADEVVNIDLTSEDLIARLKEGKIYTPDKIQTALTNFFKSEQILQLRELALKEVASQVVRKVENEVPNLHALRHEKLLACISSNDKTAKIVIRKAARLASYYNGSWYVLYVETPQESSNKIALDKQRHLINNFKLAVQLGAEVIKLENSNIANAILTTVEEKQITTVCIGKPHLNLFKVILSTTIFRRLLNKLSLSNVDLVILS; encoded by the coding sequence ATGAAAGAAGAAAAAGAAAATAATGCGCAGCACTTTCTCGATTTAATTCAGAAATCACGAAAGGGAAAGTTTAAAATCTACATTGGGATGAGCGCCGGTGTGGGCAAAACTTTTCGTATGCTTCAGGAAGCGCATTCGTTATTGAAAAACGGAATCGATGTAAAAATTGGCTACATCGAAACGCATATGCGAAAAGAAACGCATGAATTATTAGCAGGCTTACCAATAATTCCGAGACGAACCATTTTCTATAAAGGAAAAGAATTGGAAGAACTTGACGTTCAAGCTATAATAAATCTTCGTCCAGAAGTGGTTATTGTGGATGAATTAGCACACACGAACGTAGAAGGAAGCAAAAATGAAAAACGCTGGCAGGATGTTTTAGAAATTCTGGAAGCTGGAATTAATGTGATTTCAGCGGTCAATATTCAGCATATTGAGAGTTTAAATGAAGATGTAAAAAGGATTACCAACATTGATGTTCAGGAACGCATTCCGGATAATGTTTTGCGATTGGCAGATGAAGTCGTGAATATCGACTTAACATCTGAAGATTTGATTGCGCGTTTGAAAGAAGGAAAAATTTATACTCCGGATAAAATTCAGACGGCTTTAACGAACTTTTTTAAATCGGAACAGATTTTACAACTTCGAGAACTGGCTTTGAAAGAAGTAGCGAGTCAGGTCGTTCGAAAAGTTGAAAATGAAGTTCCGAATCTTCATGCTTTACGACATGAGAAACTTTTGGCCTGTATTAGCAGTAATGATAAAACGGCCAAAATTGTAATTAGAAAAGCAGCGCGACTGGCAAGTTATTACAACGGATCCTGGTATGTTTTGTATGTAGAAACTCCGCAGGAAAGCAGTAATAAAATTGCTTTAGACAAACAAAGGCATTTGATTAATAACTTTAAACTCGCCGTACAATTAGGTGCTGAAGTCATTAAACTGGAAAATTCAAATATTGCCAATGCTATTTTGACAACCGTAGAGGAAAAACAAATTACAACTGTCTGTATCGGAAAACCACATTTGAATTTATTTAAAGTAATTTTGTCTACAACAATTTTCAGACGTTTGCTGAACAAACTATCTTTATCAAATGTTGATCTTGTTATTCTGTCTTGA